A portion of the Paenibacillus marchantiae genome contains these proteins:
- a CDS encoding TolB-like translocation protein: MNNAAIWFSTVLLLGGLTTTSSSIVGAKPAAPEQISQRSVNAPSVTPSIYSSVTPFKKSNSTNKIILKGGNITLTATTVKLEGMPTFEQNVIQSIVVTKGSQKYTIETSDLEDNWLDITSVVASNSNTWLAIHAERSSGNTLMLLNLQTGEVTELNDRLKKAGKKNIETIADYNWAPNEDQIAFSYGDPSKSSIAIYNVQKESFVYLPRATNYISTNLILWQKNGKMLDYISEYPSDQMILYRYSIESNKVKPVKKISRNEFAEWFKLDKYSIQ, translated from the coding sequence ATGAATAACGCTGCTATTTGGTTTTCGACTGTGCTATTACTGGGGGGATTGACGACTACATCGTCATCTATTGTTGGTGCCAAACCAGCTGCACCAGAACAAATTTCACAACGTTCCGTTAATGCGCCTTCTGTAACTCCTTCCATCTATTCAAGCGTCACACCTTTTAAAAAGAGCAACAGTACCAACAAAATCATCTTGAAGGGAGGAAATATTACTTTAACCGCTACTACAGTGAAGTTGGAAGGTATGCCCACATTTGAACAAAACGTAATTCAATCCATTGTCGTCACCAAGGGGAGCCAGAAATATACGATTGAAACGAGTGACTTGGAGGACAATTGGCTCGATATCACAAGTGTTGTTGCCTCTAACTCCAATACATGGCTTGCTATACACGCAGAACGTAGCTCAGGAAACACTCTGATGCTGCTTAACCTTCAAACGGGTGAAGTGACGGAATTAAATGATCGATTGAAAAAAGCAGGCAAGAAAAACATAGAAACGATTGCCGACTATAACTGGGCACCCAACGAAGATCAGATAGCCTTCTCTTACGGAGATCCCTCCAAAAGCTCAATAGCCATCTACAATGTTCAGAAAGAGAGCTTTGTATACCTACCAAGGGCAACCAATTATATTAGTACCAATCTGATTTTGTGGCAAAAAAACGGAAAAATGCTAGATTACATCAGTGAGTACCCGTCTGATCAAATGATACTTTATAGGTATAGCATAGAGAGTAACAAGGTGAAGCCTGTTAAGAAAATCAGCCGTAATGAGTTTGCCGAATGGTTTAAGCTGGATAAGTATTCCATACAGTAA
- a CDS encoding anhydro-N-acetylmuramic acid kinase, with protein sequence MDTGSYPMWEQYRLKREHYIIGLMSGTSLDGTDAALVRILTDDSGALQKIDLVDFVCVPYSNELREVLIRLCSPETARVDELTAAHFGVSEWYAQSVRELIRSSGISSGQVDAISMHGQTVWHAPVASAFPGPAGESLPVVSTLQIGESAVVRERTGLPVIGNLRARDMAAGGEGAPLTPYADALMFRSPEEGRLVQNIGGIGNVTVLPSASSNEGISAFDTGPGNMVMDAIVRQATGGRQHYDPNGSIAAQGKFDQDLVDLCLDDTYFKRLPPKSTGREVYGAAYAVRLMEMAAARSLSLEDTLATATCLTAETIVRAVKDFILPKVHISAMLACGGGTSNAALMEMIRQRLPEGIRLERTADYGIPDDAREAIGFALLGHEALMGRTNTLPAVTGAKHAVISGNLTL encoded by the coding sequence ATGGATACAGGCAGCTATCCGATGTGGGAGCAATATCGCTTGAAACGGGAGCATTACATCATTGGACTGATGTCAGGCACGTCCCTCGACGGGACGGATGCGGCATTGGTGCGTATTCTGACAGATGACAGCGGGGCATTGCAAAAGATCGATCTGGTTGACTTCGTCTGCGTACCTTACTCCAATGAATTGAGAGAAGTGCTGATTCGACTATGTTCACCGGAGACGGCACGTGTGGATGAGCTGACGGCTGCACATTTTGGCGTATCGGAGTGGTATGCTCAGAGTGTCAGAGAGCTTATTCGATCCTCAGGAATCTCATCCGGGCAGGTGGATGCGATCAGCATGCACGGACAGACCGTATGGCACGCACCTGTAGCTTCGGCTTTTCCAGGGCCAGCAGGCGAGAGTCTTCCAGTGGTGTCCACGTTGCAGATTGGCGAAAGCGCCGTTGTACGTGAACGAACTGGCCTGCCAGTGATCGGCAATTTGCGGGCACGGGATATGGCGGCTGGCGGGGAGGGGGCGCCCCTTACCCCTTACGCCGATGCGTTGATGTTCCGCAGCCCGGAGGAAGGACGACTGGTGCAAAATATCGGCGGTATTGGCAACGTTACCGTGCTTCCATCAGCGTCTTCTAATGAAGGCATTTCGGCTTTTGATACGGGACCTGGCAATATGGTGATGGACGCGATCGTACGCCAGGCGACTGGTGGGCGGCAGCACTATGATCCAAATGGAAGCATCGCCGCACAGGGAAAGTTTGATCAGGATCTGGTGGATCTGTGTTTGGACGATACCTATTTCAAAAGGCTGCCTCCCAAGAGTACCGGACGTGAAGTATACGGTGCAGCATATGCAGTACGCTTGATGGAGATGGCCGCTGCGCGTTCTTTATCCCTGGAGGATACGCTGGCTACCGCCACTTGTCTGACCGCGGAGACGATCGTGCGTGCAGTGAAGGATTTTATCCTGCCCAAGGTGCACATATCGGCCATGCTCGCCTGCGGTGGTGGCACTTCCAATGCCGCGTTAATGGAGATGATCCGTCAGAGACTCCCGGAAGGTATCCGTTTGGAGCGAACAGCGGACTATGGTATACCAGATGATGCCCGTGAAGCGATCGGATTTGCCCTCCTTGGCCATGAGGCACTCATGGGCAGAACCAACACGCTCCCGGCAGTAACCGGCGCGAAACACGCCGTAATATCGGGCAACCTGACACTGTAG
- a CDS encoding MurR/RpiR family transcriptional regulator yields the protein MKGGLVRLRALMDDLTPSERKIGAYILDHPQETVQSSVAQLSERSGGSPAAIIRLCKSLGVTGFQELKLKIAGDLQTGEQYQYTEIRPQDSMESIIQHVSANNIQSVKDTVHILDPRLVERAVDVLHRANRIFFYGVGASNLIALDAHYKFMRINRTSFSFADPHMQISSATTLREDDAVVCISYSGETSNVISCLKHAREGGAATISITKWGSNTLSSLADVPLMITSTESDIRSGATSSRIAQLNVIDILYLAIASRDYNQSVEYLEKSRQAILEHK from the coding sequence ATGAAAGGTGGACTTGTACGTTTACGCGCATTAATGGATGACTTGACTCCGTCGGAACGGAAGATCGGTGCTTACATTCTCGATCATCCCCAAGAGACGGTTCAGTCCTCGGTGGCACAGCTGTCTGAACGGAGCGGTGGCAGCCCGGCTGCCATTATCCGTCTCTGCAAATCACTGGGTGTAACGGGTTTCCAGGAGCTGAAGCTGAAGATTGCCGGAGATTTGCAGACAGGTGAGCAATACCAATATACGGAGATTCGTCCCCAGGACTCCATGGAGAGCATTATTCAGCATGTGTCCGCAAACAATATTCAGTCGGTGAAGGATACCGTTCATATTTTGGACCCGCGTCTGGTGGAGCGGGCAGTGGATGTTCTTCATCGGGCGAACCGGATCTTTTTCTACGGGGTGGGGGCCTCCAACCTGATTGCGCTGGATGCACACTACAAGTTCATGCGAATCAATCGCACAAGCTTTTCGTTCGCCGATCCGCATATGCAGATTTCGTCCGCAACGACGCTTCGCGAAGATGATGCGGTGGTATGTATCTCGTATTCAGGGGAGACTTCGAACGTGATCTCCTGTCTGAAGCATGCTCGTGAAGGCGGCGCTGCAACGATTAGCATTACCAAGTGGGGGAGCAATACGCTCAGCAGTTTGGCGGATGTACCCCTGATGATTACTTCCACCGAAAGCGATATCCGGAGCGGAGCAACTTCGTCACGCATCGCACAGCTGAACGTGATCGACATTTTGTATCTGGCGATTGCCAGCCGCGACTACAACCAGTCGGTGGAATATTTGGAGAAGAGCCGGCAGGCTATTCTGGAGCATAAGTGA
- the murQ gene encoding N-acetylmuramic acid 6-phosphate etherase, with protein sequence MNHMLNSLLTEQPNPLTDHIDELPSAEIMELINKEDQRIAELIQPLIPVIAQAADLILKAFQSGGRLFYVGAGTSGRLGILDASECPPTYGTPPSMVQGIIAGGFRAVKDPVEGAEDSEELGAADLDEHGIDENDVVVGIAASGRTPYVLGAMRHAKEIGATVISLSNNAGTPMTLLADVSIEAVVGPEVVMGSTRMKAGSAQKMILNMLTTTAMIRLGKVYRNFMVDLNPSNEKLVHRAKRMIHLATGANEADIEQAFSSADGHVKTAIVMLMAGVDAVEAQRRLDLADGFVRAAIVGPS encoded by the coding sequence ATGAATCACATGCTGAACTCACTACTAACGGAACAACCCAATCCACTAACGGATCATATAGATGAATTGCCTTCGGCAGAAATTATGGAGCTAATTAATAAGGAAGATCAACGGATTGCGGAGCTCATTCAGCCCCTGATTCCGGTCATTGCTCAAGCGGCGGACCTGATTTTGAAGGCCTTTCAATCTGGCGGCAGGCTATTTTATGTAGGTGCAGGTACCAGTGGACGATTGGGAATACTTGACGCTTCGGAATGCCCTCCTACTTACGGAACCCCTCCCTCCATGGTGCAGGGTATTATTGCAGGAGGATTCAGGGCAGTGAAGGACCCGGTTGAAGGTGCTGAGGATAGCGAGGAATTGGGAGCCGCAGACCTTGATGAACATGGAATAGACGAAAACGATGTCGTGGTTGGCATTGCAGCCAGTGGCCGGACGCCGTATGTGCTGGGTGCGATGAGACACGCCAAGGAGATCGGAGCTACTGTAATCAGCCTGAGTAACAACGCAGGTACGCCGATGACCCTTTTGGCTGATGTGAGCATCGAGGCTGTTGTCGGCCCAGAGGTTGTCATGGGTTCAACACGTATGAAGGCAGGCAGCGCCCAGAAAATGATTCTGAACATGCTCACCACTACTGCCATGATTCGTCTGGGCAAGGTTTACCGTAATTTCATGGTCGATCTGAACCCTTCGAACGAAAAGCTTGTCCATCGGGCCAAACGCATGATTCATCTGGCAACCGGAGCGAACGAAGCGGATATTGAACAGGCTTTTTCCAGTGCAGACGGTCATGTAAAAACGGCAATCGTCATGCTAATGGCAGGCGTGGACGCCGTGGAAGCTCAGCGAAGACTGGATCTGGCTGACGGATTTGTCCGCGCCGCCATTGTGGGTCCTTCCTGA
- a CDS encoding N-acetylglucosamine kinase, with translation MRVYVGVDGGGTNTDAAIISEFGEILARLSGGPTNPHSVPLEQALSELQRVLEQLFNLKSDLSTNCEGICLGMSGVDTIQERQLIADAVNNYMKSRNRQGSEGCPVWVVSEGEIALMASLGHTHGVLCISGTGSIVYGFTLEGERYRAGGWGHLLGDEGSGYRIGQRALQVVMQSYDGVLPPTRLTPLLLKKLNLRDISELKARVYQTDWGKTETASIARLAIEAAESGDEAARALIIDEAAQLADTAKALIARHPEFASTQVVLSGSLFRYAALFRTTFIQKLSGYYEELDFVYREDAPAPAIGAAQLARRRCSLNESF, from the coding sequence TTGCGAGTATATGTAGGCGTAGATGGAGGCGGTACCAATACTGATGCAGCAATCATTTCTGAGTTTGGCGAAATTCTCGCCCGGCTCAGCGGCGGTCCCACAAATCCTCACAGCGTACCACTGGAACAGGCCCTTTCCGAACTGCAACGAGTGCTGGAACAGCTATTTAATCTAAAAAGTGATTTATCGACAAATTGTGAAGGTATATGCCTCGGCATGTCAGGTGTAGATACGATCCAAGAACGGCAACTTATAGCCGACGCAGTTAATAACTATATGAAGAGTCGGAATCGACAGGGATCAGAAGGGTGTCCAGTCTGGGTTGTATCCGAAGGAGAGATTGCTCTGATGGCCTCTCTCGGACATACTCACGGTGTATTGTGCATCTCTGGAACAGGATCCATCGTGTACGGATTTACGCTGGAAGGAGAGCGATACCGTGCAGGAGGCTGGGGTCATCTGCTCGGAGATGAGGGGAGCGGCTATCGTATTGGGCAGCGTGCACTCCAAGTGGTAATGCAGAGCTATGACGGTGTTCTTCCTCCAACCCGTTTAACCCCCCTTCTTCTAAAGAAACTGAACCTTCGGGATATATCGGAGTTAAAGGCACGGGTGTACCAGACGGATTGGGGCAAAACCGAGACCGCATCCATCGCCCGTCTGGCTATAGAGGCTGCTGAATCCGGGGATGAGGCCGCCCGGGCACTGATCATCGATGAGGCCGCACAATTGGCGGATACCGCCAAGGCGCTGATTGCCCGTCATCCCGAATTTGCATCCACTCAGGTTGTCCTGTCTGGATCATTGTTTCGATACGCTGCACTTTTCCGAACTACATTTATCCAGAAGTTATCGGGATATTATGAAGAGTTGGACTTTGTATATCGTGAAGATGCCCCTGCTCCAGCGATTGGTGCAGCACAACTGGCAAGAAGACGCTGTTCCTTGAATGAATCATTTTAA
- a CDS encoding ABC transporter substrate-binding protein yields MKKKGLVWAMLLMMVWVTACGNSGGAASDDPNAEDTVTVWTYPVHGTYEDELKDLIVDFNKEHPNITVKTEMLSWAEGPKKFDVALNAGNPPDLYFHSVDGTYVNTGLALELDNYLTPEIKDDYLPGTLELGQIQGKQYGMPLYQFQWAWGGNKRILEEAGIDWKSIQQNGWTWSEFNAAAAKLTKTLDGGAKQYALVTDGTSLDFIEMLSRNNGMIDVLDKAGTFQWNDGRILDTLSFIKNLMDQGYMPKETAALAPAKRTDMFYAGETAIISKAIPYYDVMIQNRNKDIDDGKVQGEKIDFVLLPVPHNDDQPAATTMGGEGYVAFKQKKDKGEQHAKNTFLVMEALSGAKAGNSANELALPFVRQSQVDLFKGKELGQPDNLAAAKVMAENIAMPVVLELDIDKASQQKQFKEQVVKPNIQALFSGEKTPEQIAEDFKNKGQQMFGQ; encoded by the coding sequence ATGAAAAAGAAGGGTCTGGTATGGGCAATGTTGTTGATGATGGTCTGGGTTACTGCCTGCGGGAATAGCGGGGGCGCTGCTTCAGATGATCCCAATGCAGAAGATACGGTGACCGTATGGACTTATCCAGTACATGGGACATATGAAGATGAACTGAAGGATCTGATCGTTGATTTCAATAAAGAACACCCGAACATTACCGTGAAGACGGAAATGCTCTCCTGGGCGGAAGGGCCCAAAAAATTTGATGTCGCTCTAAACGCGGGCAACCCGCCGGATCTTTACTTTCATAGTGTAGATGGCACATATGTGAATACGGGATTGGCACTTGAGCTGGACAACTACCTGACACCTGAGATCAAGGATGACTATCTGCCAGGTACGCTTGAATTAGGCCAGATCCAAGGGAAACAGTACGGAATGCCGTTGTATCAATTCCAATGGGCATGGGGTGGCAACAAACGCATTCTCGAGGAAGCGGGTATTGACTGGAAATCCATTCAGCAAAATGGCTGGACCTGGTCCGAATTCAACGCTGCCGCAGCCAAGCTGACCAAAACGCTGGATGGTGGGGCTAAACAATATGCACTGGTTACCGACGGAACCTCGCTTGATTTCATTGAAATGTTGTCCCGAAACAACGGCATGATTGACGTTCTCGATAAAGCTGGCACGTTCCAATGGAATGATGGCCGCATTCTGGATACTCTCTCTTTTATCAAAAATCTGATGGATCAAGGTTATATGCCGAAGGAAACGGCTGCTCTTGCTCCAGCAAAACGGACGGATATGTTCTACGCGGGTGAAACGGCGATCATCTCCAAAGCGATTCCTTATTATGATGTGATGATTCAGAACCGCAACAAGGATATTGATGACGGCAAGGTACAAGGGGAGAAAATTGATTTTGTCCTGCTGCCTGTACCGCATAATGATGATCAACCTGCGGCAACAACGATGGGTGGCGAAGGGTATGTAGCCTTCAAACAGAAGAAGGACAAAGGTGAACAGCATGCTAAAAATACGTTCCTGGTTATGGAGGCACTCAGTGGTGCCAAAGCAGGGAACTCGGCCAATGAATTGGCACTCCCATTCGTAAGACAATCCCAGGTGGATCTGTTTAAAGGAAAAGAACTTGGTCAACCGGATAATCTGGCTGCTGCAAAAGTCATGGCAGAGAATATCGCTATGCCGGTTGTACTGGAACTGGATATCGACAAAGCATCACAGCAAAAACAATTCAAGGAACAAGTTGTGAAGCCTAACATTCAGGCGCTGTTCTCGGGTGAGAAGACACCGGAGCAGATCGCAGAAGACTTCAAGAACAAAGGCCAGCAGATGTTTGGACAATAA
- a CDS encoding carbohydrate ABC transporter permease has protein sequence MQTALAPKPSVPRTSRVARFWRDYGWAYLFILAPVLLFLIFTLYPVLTALVMSFQKYNIMNSTWVGLDNYERLVKDETFWKSIKNTLIFTVGTVPVNILITFVLSYFIYQMKSKWQTFFKATLYLPAVASGVTISIVWLAIFDPTDSGLLNRFLGLLGLDPVIWLGQSGTALFSLILMNWLGSHGAGIILYLAAMGGIPKSLYEAADIDHASGWTQFSKITWPLLKPTTLYLLVTGVITSFQVFISVYLMTQGGPNFATTTIAYLIYETAFKFYEFGLASAQSFVLAIIIIVISVIQFKYFSSDIEY, from the coding sequence ATGCAGACCGCCCTTGCGCCAAAACCGTCTGTGCCCCGGACTTCCCGGGTTGCCCGGTTTTGGCGAGACTACGGGTGGGCGTATTTGTTTATTTTGGCGCCTGTCCTGCTGTTTCTCATTTTCACACTATATCCCGTTCTGACGGCTCTCGTGATGAGCTTCCAGAAATACAACATTATGAACTCGACGTGGGTTGGATTGGATAACTACGAGCGACTGGTGAAAGATGAGACGTTCTGGAAGTCGATTAAAAATACACTCATCTTTACTGTAGGTACGGTACCGGTCAATATTCTCATTACTTTTGTACTGTCCTACTTCATCTACCAGATGAAAAGCAAGTGGCAGACGTTCTTCAAAGCAACATTGTACCTGCCTGCGGTAGCATCCGGAGTAACCATCTCCATCGTATGGCTGGCGATCTTTGACCCGACAGATTCGGGACTGCTGAACCGCTTCCTTGGCCTGTTAGGCCTTGATCCGGTGATCTGGCTGGGCCAATCGGGAACGGCACTCTTTTCACTCATTCTGATGAACTGGCTCGGATCGCACGGAGCGGGCATTATTCTGTATCTGGCAGCCATGGGCGGTATTCCGAAATCGCTGTACGAAGCGGCGGATATTGATCATGCCAGCGGCTGGACCCAGTTCAGCAAGATTACATGGCCGCTCCTCAAACCAACGACGCTGTATCTGCTCGTGACAGGTGTGATCACGTCTTTCCAGGTGTTCATTTCGGTATATCTGATGACACAGGGTGGACCGAACTTTGCGACAACAACGATCGCTTATCTGATCTATGAGACGGCATTCAAGTTCTATGAGTTCGGATTGGCTTCTGCACAGTCGTTCGTTCTGGCGATTATCATTATTGTCATCTCCGTCATCCAGTTCAAATATTTCTCCAGCGATATTGAGTATTAG
- a CDS encoding carbohydrate ABC transporter permease: MKSTQKKTLLVVASILLVVWALVTVIPMYWMLVGSVQDSAMSASFKPQMIPEQLSLSPYERFFAKTDAWRWLYNSLLISVILTVTNVFFASLAGYAFAKLKFPGSQAVFWTLLGTMMIPAQVTLIPLYILMVNVFDLGDTYTAIILPAAVSVGNIFLMKQFMSTLPTSLIHAARIDACSEFGIFWKVILPMAKPGIAVLAIFTFVASWNEFFWPFLITNSNEMRTVQVGLASFVFAESTDFGAMMAGATIGALPMIILFFSLQRYFLQGITIGAVKG, translated from the coding sequence ATGAAATCAACACAGAAAAAGACACTGCTTGTCGTTGCATCCATTCTGCTGGTGGTCTGGGCACTGGTGACGGTCATTCCGATGTACTGGATGCTAGTCGGTTCGGTGCAGGATAGTGCGATGTCGGCTTCCTTCAAACCGCAGATGATCCCGGAGCAGCTGTCGTTATCACCATATGAGCGCTTTTTTGCCAAAACTGATGCCTGGCGCTGGCTGTACAACTCGCTGCTCATCTCGGTCATTCTAACCGTGACGAATGTGTTCTTCGCCTCCCTGGCGGGATATGCGTTCGCCAAACTGAAATTCCCGGGAAGTCAGGCGGTATTCTGGACCTTGCTGGGCACGATGATGATTCCGGCACAGGTGACCCTGATTCCCTTGTATATTCTGATGGTCAACGTGTTTGACCTGGGGGATACGTATACGGCCATTATTCTGCCTGCTGCGGTCAGTGTGGGCAACATTTTCTTGATGAAACAGTTCATGTCAACGCTGCCCACATCACTGATTCATGCGGCACGTATTGATGCATGCAGTGAGTTCGGCATCTTCTGGAAAGTGATTCTGCCGATGGCGAAGCCAGGGATCGCGGTGCTGGCGATTTTCACGTTTGTAGCTTCGTGGAATGAATTCTTCTGGCCATTCCTGATCACTAACTCCAACGAGATGCGCACCGTTCAGGTGGGGCTGGCTTCGTTCGTATTTGCCGAATCAACGGATTTCGGCGCAATGATGGCAGGGGCAACAATTGGTGCGCTGCCGATGATCATTCTGTTTTTCTCACTGCAACGTTATTTCCTACAGGGCATTACGATCGGTGCAGTAAAAGGTTAA
- a CDS encoding ABC transporter ATP-binding protein, which produces MARVEFRQVRKEFKDDHKGTFTAVAGSDFVIEDKEFVVFVGPSGCGKTTSLRMIAGLEKQTSGDIVIGERVVNDLHPKDRDIAMVFQDYALYPHMTIRENLSFGLKNLKKPKSYIDEQVQNAAAILGLEAMLERKPRELSGGQRQRVAVGRAIVRDPQVFLFDEPLSNLDAKLRVQMRVELGELHKRLGATIVYVTHDQVEAMTLGERIVVMNHGDIQQVASPKELYASPRNMFVAGFIGSPAMNFIDARIEGTQVVVDGASFTLPEDVLARLQSYQGKPVIMGLRPEHIFGDDVAPNIPTDHMLQARVQVVEHLGSENLVYFHSGARTVTAKVHPETHAYVGMDKNFVLDLRKAHFFDPETELAIGRE; this is translated from the coding sequence ATGGCACGCGTGGAGTTTCGCCAAGTGCGCAAAGAATTCAAAGACGATCATAAAGGAACGTTCACGGCTGTGGCCGGCTCGGACTTTGTTATAGAGGATAAGGAATTCGTGGTTTTTGTGGGTCCTTCGGGCTGTGGCAAGACGACATCACTGCGGATGATTGCGGGACTGGAAAAACAGACGAGTGGCGATATTGTCATCGGGGAACGGGTCGTGAACGACCTGCATCCGAAGGATCGCGATATCGCGATGGTATTTCAGGATTATGCACTTTATCCGCATATGACGATACGTGAAAATCTGTCCTTTGGTCTGAAAAATCTCAAGAAACCAAAATCCTATATTGATGAACAGGTACAGAATGCGGCCGCCATTCTGGGGCTGGAGGCGATGCTGGAGCGCAAACCGCGCGAGCTGTCCGGTGGTCAGCGCCAGCGTGTGGCGGTAGGACGTGCGATCGTCCGTGATCCGCAGGTGTTTCTGTTCGATGAGCCGCTCTCCAATCTGGATGCGAAGCTGCGGGTGCAGATGCGGGTGGAATTGGGCGAACTGCATAAGCGGCTCGGCGCCACAATTGTATACGTCACGCATGATCAGGTGGAGGCCATGACACTTGGGGAGCGAATCGTGGTCATGAATCATGGAGATATCCAGCAGGTGGCTTCACCGAAAGAATTGTATGCGAGTCCACGTAATATGTTTGTTGCCGGATTTATCGGTTCCCCGGCGATGAATTTCATTGATGCCCGGATTGAAGGCACGCAGGTTGTTGTGGACGGTGCATCATTCACCTTGCCAGAAGATGTACTCGCTCGTCTTCAGAGCTATCAAGGCAAACCGGTGATTATGGGTCTGCGTCCAGAGCATATTTTTGGTGACGATGTCGCTCCGAATATCCCGACAGATCATATGCTGCAGGCGCGGGTTCAGGTTGTAGAGCATCTGGGCTCCGAGAATCTGGTGTATTTCCATTCGGGTGCCCGTACCGTTACGGCCAAGGTTCACCCGGAAACACATGCTTATGTAGGAATGGACAAGAATTTTGTACTGGACCTGCGTAAGGCGCACTTTTTTGACCCAGAGACGGAACTGGCGATTGGACGGGAATAA
- a CDS encoding exo-beta-N-acetylmuramidase NamZ family protein has product MGVRTGVDLLSGGFSHPWLTDTRIGLMTNPTGITADFVSTVDVCAGLTDAKLTALYACEHGLDGELQAGIRFGDTVHPCLGIPVFSLYGEHKKPTPAMLAEVDTVLFDIQDVGVRYYTYASTLFHMMEACAEAGKRLLVLDRPNPLGGDSVEGGLLSAGYESLVGAWRVPVRTGLTVGELALLVNSEMEVPCELDVIAMEGWRRSMEFTNCELPWMLPSPNMPTLDSVRVYAGTCLFEGTNVSEGRGTTRPFEWIGAPWIEGERLAERFREHKMEGVHVHPVYMSPSFSKHAGELCGGVRIFVTDSRAFRAVDTGLVLLHELASLYPEQFRWLEPPQPGSRYFIDLLTGGRKVRDVIHDREELVRLMEAWNAEAKEWKERRKPFLLYP; this is encoded by the coding sequence ATGGGTGTAAGAACTGGAGTTGATCTTCTGTCGGGAGGATTCTCCCACCCATGGTTAACGGATACGCGTATTGGCCTGATGACGAACCCCACTGGTATTACGGCCGACTTTGTCTCTACGGTGGATGTTTGTGCCGGGTTGACAGATGCCAAGCTTACAGCGCTTTATGCGTGTGAGCACGGTCTGGATGGTGAGCTTCAAGCTGGTATTCGATTCGGGGATACGGTGCACCCATGTCTGGGCATCCCTGTGTTCAGCCTTTATGGGGAACACAAGAAGCCTACGCCTGCGATGCTGGCTGAGGTGGATACGGTGCTGTTTGATATCCAGGATGTGGGCGTTCGTTATTACACGTATGCATCCACTCTGTTCCACATGATGGAGGCCTGTGCCGAAGCAGGCAAACGCTTGTTGGTGCTGGACCGTCCCAATCCGCTGGGCGGGGATAGTGTGGAAGGCGGCCTGCTAAGCGCGGGGTATGAATCACTCGTTGGCGCTTGGCGTGTTCCTGTCCGCACCGGACTGACGGTCGGTGAATTGGCTCTGTTGGTCAACAGTGAGATGGAGGTGCCCTGCGAACTGGATGTGATAGCAATGGAAGGATGGCGGCGCTCCATGGAGTTTACGAATTGTGAGCTTCCTTGGATGCTGCCCTCTCCCAATATGCCCACGCTGGACAGTGTGCGGGTGTATGCGGGTACTTGCCTGTTCGAAGGCACCAATGTATCAGAGGGCAGGGGCACGACTCGCCCATTTGAGTGGATTGGAGCCCCCTGGATTGAGGGTGAACGACTGGCGGAACGCTTTCGGGAACATAAAATGGAGGGGGTGCATGTGCATCCGGTGTACATGTCGCCAAGCTTCTCCAAACATGCAGGTGAGCTGTGCGGAGGTGTGAGGATTTTCGTGACAGATAGCAGGGCATTCCGGGCGGTAGATACAGGTCTGGTGCTTTTGCATGAACTGGCATCGCTCTATCCGGAGCAATTTCGCTGGTTGGAGCCGCCACAGCCGGGTTCCCGTTATTTTATTGATCTGTTGACCGGAGGCAGGAAAGTCAGGGATGTCATTCATGACCGTGAAGAGTTAGTACGCTTGATGGAAGCATGGAATGCAGAGGCAAAGGAATGGAAGGAACGGCGTAAGCCGTTTTTGCTATACCCATAA